A window of Eubacteriaceae bacterium ES3 contains these coding sequences:
- a CDS encoding type II toxin-antitoxin system HicA family toxin, whose amino-acid sequence MPMTPNEMIKLLKKNGFIEVRQNGSHKFFVNPETDKRTTVPYHSKDLKKGIEQQILKDAGLK is encoded by the coding sequence ATGCCGATGACACCAAATGAAATGATAAAACTGCTTAAGAAAAATGGATTCATTGAAGTTCGTCAAAATGGCTCACATAAATTCTTTGTTAATCCTGAGACTGACAAGAGAACTACTGTACCTTATCACTCAAAAGACCTTAAAAAGGGAATTGAACAACAAATACTGAAAGATGCTGGTCTGAAATAG
- a CDS encoding helix-turn-helix domain-containing protein, with protein MSVSDKIKSLLQLKGVKNKDLAEHLGITPQSMRNKFTRGSFSADDLINISDFLGCKLYFDVDEDVKISLTTDDLRNPEKQ; from the coding sequence ATGTCTGTATCTGATAAAATAAAATCATTATTGCAGTTAAAAGGAGTAAAGAATAAGGATTTGGCCGAACATTTAGGTATTACTCCCCAATCGATGAGAAACAAATTTACAAGAGGTAGTTTCTCGGCTGATGATCTGATAAACATAAGTGACTTTTTAGGGTGCAAATTATATTTTGATGTTGACGAAGATGTGAAAATATCCCTTACTACCGATGATTTAAGAAATCCGGAAAAACAATAG